The Daucus carota subsp. sativus chromosome 9, DH1 v3.0, whole genome shotgun sequence genome window below encodes:
- the LOC108200314 gene encoding cyclic dof factor 1, with product MSEGKDPSIKLFGKTIQLLLPEEDDDVSVLNHHELDSNRSDPVVSEGDFMNTKEQEEEKVALISEDPKTTNVDKENSAEEMKNQTTSSGMSEDSKTPNVDKETSSLETGEKEDASDMKNSDGTLKKPDKILPCPRCNSLDTKFCYYNNYNISQPRHFCKGCQRYWTAGGTMRNVPVGSGRRKNKSSVASHYRHILVSEAVQAARADVTNGMHHPTGSILTFGSDSPLCESMASSLVLAEKSRNSARNRFHGQEQTIPISYKGGEIADDHSSGSSSTVSNPTEKGFSGGQESVLTNNTQRTAAQVPCFPMPPWPCQWNAAQWRPQTTQPAFGPSGNPISYYPMPPYWGSTVPYTWNMPWLSPQPSLPDQFAHISSPESQTLGKHSRDGSTLRPLRPRKEDTLDKNDAERGVLVPKTLRINDPNEAAKSSIWSTLGIKTEDTDLGTGAGLYKAFLPKAAEKNHIRETSLALQANPAAMSRSLNFQETT from the exons ATGTCAGAAGGCAAGGACCCTAGTATTAAGCTCTTTGGGAAGACCATTCAGTTGCTGCTGcctgaagaagatgatgatgtcTCAGTTCTTAACCATCATGAGCTG GATTCAAACCGAAGTGATCCAGTAGTTTCAGAAGGAGACTTTATGAACACCAAAGAACAAGAGGAAGAAAAAGTAGCATTGATTAGCGAGGACCCAAAGACAACCAATGTTGACAAAGAAAATTCTGCCGAAGAGATGAAAAACCAGACAACATCATCAGGGATGAGTGAAGATTCTAAAACACCTAATGTCGACAAAGAAACCTCTTCTCTAGAAACAGGTGAAAAGGAAGATGCGAGTGACATGAAAAACTCTGATGGAACACTGAAAAAGCCTGACAAAATACTTCCTTGTCCAAGATGCAATAGCTTGGATACAAAATTCTGTTACTACAACAACTACAATATTAGTCAGCCTCGTCATTTCTGCAAAGGCTGTCAAAGGTATTGGACAGCTGGAGGAACAATGAGAAATGTGCCTGTTGGTTCTGGTCGTCGCAAGAATAAAAGCTCTGTGGCTTCACATTATCGTCATATATTGGTTTCAGAAGCAGTCCAAGCAGCTAGAGCTGATGTGACAAATGGGATGCACCATCCCACTGGAAGCATCCTAACGTTTGGCTCAGATTCACCTCTTTGCGAATCTATGGCCTCTTCTTTGGTCCTTGCAGAGAAATCACGAAATAGTGCTAGAAACAGATTTCATGGTCAGGAGCAAACAATTCCAATTTCTTATAAAGGTGGAGAAATTGCAGATGATCATTCAAGTGGATCTTCTAGCACAGTTTCAAATCCTACCGAGAAGGGATTCAGCGGCGGCCAAGAGTCAGTATTAACAAACAATACCCAGAGAACAGCTGCCCAAGTACCGTGCTTTCCCATGCCTCCTTGGCCTTGTCAATGGAATGCCGCTCAGTGGAGGCCTCAGACAACACAACCTGCTTTTGGCCCTTCAGGGAATCCGATATCGTATTATCCGATGCCACCTTATTGGGGTTCCACCGTACCATATACTTGGAACATGCCGTGGCTCTCTCCACAACCATCGTTGCCAGATCAATTTGCTCATATCTCCAGTCCTGAGTCTCAGACGCTGGGAAAACACTCAAGGGATGGAAGCACACTACGACCATTAAGACCGAGGAAAGAAGATACCTTGGACAAAAATGATGCTGAAAGGGGCGTGTTGGTTCCCAAGACCTTGAGGATCAATGATCCAAATGAAGCTGCTAAGAGCTCTATATGGTCAACTCTAGGTATCAAAACAGAAGATACTGATCTTGGCACCGGGGCTGGCCTATATAAGGCCTTCTTGCCGAAGGCAGCTGAGAAGAATCACATTAGGGAGACATCTCTGGCGTTGCAAGCAAATCCTGCAGCCATGTCTAGGTCGCTTAACTTCCAGGAGACCACATGA